Proteins encoded within one genomic window of Polypterus senegalus isolate Bchr_013 chromosome 6, ASM1683550v1, whole genome shotgun sequence:
- the LOC120530596 gene encoding beta-crystallin A2-like: MTTQQIEHLGQWKITVWEEENFQGKRCEFMTECQNIMERSFHKIRSIKVENGPWIGYEYPEYQGQQFILEKGDYPRWEAWSGNSGYRTEHLLSFRPIRCANHSDSKVTLYECEDFQGRKFEMCDDYPSLQAMGWCSKEVPSIKVNSGAWVAYQYPGYRGYQYVLERDRHNGEFRNYNEYSTQAHTNQIQSIRRIQH; encoded by the exons ATGACCACACAACAGATAGAACACCTGGGACAGTGGAAAATCACCGTGTGGGAGGAAGAAAACTTCCAGGGCAAACGATGTGAGTTCATGACGGAGTGCCAGAACATCATGGAGCGGAGTTTTCACAAGATCCGCTCCATCAAGGTGGAGAATGGCCC ATGGATAGGGTATGAGTATCCTGAGTACCAGGGCCAGCAGTTCATACTTGAGAAAGGAGATTATCCTCGCTGGGAGGCCTGGAGTGGGAACAGTGGCTACAGAACTGAACACCTGCTCTCTTTCCGACCAATCCGCTGTGCT aaCCACAGTGACAGCAAAGTGACTCTGTATGAGTGTGAGGACTTCCAAGGTCGTAAGTTTGAAATGTGTGATGACTACCCATCACTGCAAGCCATGGGATGGTGCAGCAAGGAAGTTCCTTCAATCAAAGTTAACTCTGGCGC TTGGGTTGCTTACCAGTACCCAGGATACCGTGGATACCAGTATGTCCTGGAAAGAGACCGACACAATGGAGAGTTCCGGAACTACAACGAGTACAGCACCCAGGCTCACACCAACCAGATCCAGTCTATCCGCAGAATTCAGCACTAA